In one Zonotrichia albicollis isolate bZonAlb1 chromosome 14, bZonAlb1.hap1, whole genome shotgun sequence genomic region, the following are encoded:
- the FAAH2 gene encoding fatty-acid amide hydrolase 2, whose protein sequence is MALSRAERCLALLLRLLSRACLALLALLPPPRAGPARTAPRAVPPPRHALLLLPARRLAELLRARQVACVEVVEAYVERIKEVNPLINAVVKDRFEEALQEARQVDKLLAEGPGDDCLEEKFPLLGVPITVKEAFSLYGMPNTSGLVNRRNVIATSDATVVSRLKQAGAIPLGVTNCSELCMWYESSNRVYGRTNNPYDLQRIVGGSSGGEGSVLAAAGSVVGVGSDIGGSIRMPAFFNGVFGHKPTTGVVPNDGQFPNAQGVRTSYLCTGPMCRYAEDLEPVLRVMAGPGVSKLKLNEKVALEKIKFHCMDHDGGSIFVSPVDKEILQAQKKVVEHLESDLGVRVQHVAIHKMKYSFQIWSAMMSSKDSEGQEAQRFTDLLGDHGKPVWPLWELMKWLVGMSSHTLPAIALGLTEKLVNLNLSGKAKLVSMGKSLQEEMEALLGPDGVLLYPSHPTIAPKHHSPICMPFNFAYTAIFNVLGLPVTQCPLGLGREGLPLGIQLVAASYNDHLTLAVARYLEKAFGGWVLPGEV, encoded by the exons ATGGCGCTGTCGCGCGCGGAGCGCTGTCTCGCCTTGCTGCTGCGGCTCCTGTCGCGCGCCTGCCTCGCGCTGCtcgcgctgctgccgccgccgcgcgCCGGCCCCGCGCGCACCGCTCCGCGCGCGGTCCCGCCGCCGCGGCACgcgctcctgctgctgcccgcGCGGCGCCTCGCGGAGCTGCTCCGCGCGCGGCAG GTGGCGTGCGTGGAGGTGGTGGAGGCGTACGTGGAGAGGATCAAGGAGGTGAATCCCCTCATCAATGCCGTGGTTAAGGACAG GTTcgaggaggccctgcaggaagCCCGGCAGGTTGATAAGCTGCTTGCGGAGGGTCCTGGCGATGACTGCCTGGAGGAGAAGTTCCCCTTGTTGGGAGTTCCCATCACCGTTAAGGAGGCCTTTTCTCTTTATG GGATGCCCAACACCTCTGGCTTGGTCAACCGCCGCAATGTGATCGCCACCTCGGATGCCACTGTGGTGTCACGGCTGAAGCAGGCAGGTGCCATCCCGCTGGGTGTCACCAACTGCAGCGAGCTCTGCATGTGGTACGAGTCCAGCAACAGGGTCTACGGGCGGACCAACAACCCCTACGACCTGCAGAGGATTGTGGGCGGCAGCTCAG gtgggGAGGGTAGTGTCCTGGCAGCTGCCGGCTCAGTGGTAGGTGTGGGCTCTGACATCGGTGGCAGCATCCGAATGCCCGCCTTCTTCAATGGAGTCTTTGGCCATAAACCTACAACAG GGGTGGTGCCCAACGACGGCCAGTTCCCCAACGCTCAGGGAGTGCGCACCAGCTACCTGTGCACGGGGCCCATGTGCCGCTACGCAGAGGACCTGGAGCCTGTGTTGAGAGTCATGGCCGGCCCTGGGGTCAGCAA GCTGAAACTGAATGAGAAGGTGGCGCTGGAGAAAATCAAATTCCACTGCATGGATCATGATGGTGGGTCCATTTTTGTATCACCTGTGGACAAGGAGATCTTGCAGGCCCAAAAGAAG GTGGTGGAGCACCTTGAAAGTGACCTTGGAGTCCGGGTTCAGCATGTGGCAATCCACAAGATGAAGTATTCCTTTCAGATCTGGTCAGCCATGATGTCATCcaaggacagtgagggacag GAGGCACAAAGATTCACAGACCTGCTGGGGGACCATGGGAAGCCAGTGTGGCCGCTGTGGGAGCTGATGAAGTGGCTCGTGGGGATGTCTTCTCACACTCTCCCGGCTATCG ccctgggactGACAGAGAAGCTGGTGAACCTCAACCTCAGTGGGAAGGCCAAGCTGGTGAGCATGGGGAAGAGCTtacaggaggagatggaggcactgctggggccaGATGGGGTGCTCCTCTACCCCTCACATCCCACCATCGCCCCCAAGCACCACTCCCCCATCTGCATGCCCTTCAATTTTGCCTACACAG CCATCTTCAATGTGCTGGGCCTGCCGGTGACGCAgtgcccgctggggctgggCCGCGAGGGGCTGCCGCTGGGCATCCAGCTGGTGGCGGCCTCCTACAACGACCACTTGACGCTGGCGGTGGCCCGGTACCTGGAGAAAGCCTTTGGAGGATGGGTTTTGCCAGGGGAAGTTTAA